The bacterium genomic sequence TTTTCTGTTCAAATTCTGCTTGCATACAAGTAATATCTTCTTTACATTGGTCAATTTTTTTCTTCTCGGCTTCAATCTCTTGCTTAAAATTAGCTTCAGCTGTTTGAGCTTTTTTGTAGCCAGCAAAAACCTGTCTTATATCTACATAACCTATATTTGCTGTTTGAGCTACAAGGTTACCACATAAAAGAATAACTGATGCTAATATCATAAATACAACAAACCTAATATTCTTTACCATAATGCCTCCGTTGGTAATTTAAAAACCAAAACTCATCCCCACGTGCCATCTACCATTATCATCAGTGGGTTTTTTGTCTAAAGCTATTCCGTAGTATATTTCAATTGGGGCGTTCAATATGGGTACAACAAACTTAATCCCAGCTCCAGCTCCTTTGCGTAAATCGCTAAAGTCTCCAAAACTGTCCCATACATTACCTATATCGCAGAAAAATACTCCTTTAAGTGTATCCTGATATATAGGATACACCAATTCAAAGTTTTGCGCAAATAAAGCTTTACCTCCCACTGGTTCATCGGTTGTTGGGTCTTTTGGTCCAATGCTTCTCTCTTTGTAACCTCTAACTGTTCCAATACCACCACCAAAAAACCGCTCATAAATAGGGATATCTTCTGATTTTTTTGTCTCCTCTATAAAACCAGCATAAGTTCTGCTACGGAAAGTAAAGTTTTTTATAGGGTAGTAAAAATCGTTTTCTAATACAGCTTTCGTAAAGTTAATATCTCCCTGTAAAGGTCCACCTGCCGATTCAAGTGAGATTTTTGCAAGGTTCCCTTTGGAAGGCGCTCTTCGTCTATCGAGAGAACTGTGTGTTAGTGTAGCCGTTAAACTGTTTTTTCTATTCTTTCCCTCTTGTGACACAATGGAGGGGATTCGTGCAACATTTACATCGTAAAGGTCTATGGCTTCTGTTTTAAGGTTAAACCCGAGAGATAGGTTCTCCCATTTTCTACCTGCTCTCAAAGCCAATCCTTTCCTCTCTTCGGTATAATCTCGCCATTCTCTTTTTGTTCCGTATATATCAAAACCAGCCCATATAGGTTTATCAAGAAAGTAAGGTTCAGTAAAACTTAACCTGTAATTCTTTGCTTCTGTACCAAATTCAAAAGATAGTTGGAGGTCTTGACCGCCACCTTGGAAAGACCAAGGGTTGGATATATCAAAATTTGATTGTTGTACACTTATCATACCTATAAGATTATCTACACTACTATACCCGCCTCCAATAAGAAATACGCCTGTCTTATCTCTTTCTATAACATCAACAACAACGTTGGCAATATCTTGTTGTTCTGTAAATTCTGGGTATATGTTAATCTTTTCAAAATAGTTTAGGTCATAAAGGTTGTTAAAACTTTTAAGTATATCAGAAGAGGTTATTGTGTTGGAAGGTTCAACCTTCAATTCTCGTCTTATGACTTTATCTTTTGTTTTTGTGTTACCAACGATTTTAATTTCTCCAGCTTTATATATATTGCCCGGTTCAATAAAGTAGGTGATATTCATTACATCTGGTTTATCAGATGGTAAAGGTATTTCTGTGATTTTAGATGCAATGTAACCTTTGTTTAGGTAAAATTCGGACAACTTTTTTTGGTTCTTTTCAAGGAGAGACCTGTTTAAGGGCGCTCCTTCTGTTTTTAATTCAAGTTGGTTAATTAAGGTTTCTTCTTCAGCGTACAGGGTACCTTTAAACCCAATATTCCCAAGAAAATACCGTTTGTCTGTATCAATATTAAGTTTTAAAATAAGTCCACCTTTCTCGTGTTCAAGAAACTCGTAGTTTACTTCGGCATCAAGAAAACCTGAGTTCATATAAAGGTTGGTAATATTGTAAATATCTTGTTCAAGAATATCCGTCTTAAAAGTACCTTTTTTGAAAGGCATAAACCTTTCTTTTGTTTTCATCAATTTTCTTATTTTGGTAGGAGTGAAAAAAATGTTTTCATCAAAAGATATTTTTCTTATATAGGGTTTGGTTCCTTCTTTGATGTTTATGGTTATCAAGACTTCTTCTTTGAGTGGGCTTGCATCTCCTTCGGTTTTAGTAAAGGTAAACCCTTTATCTTTATATTTCTCTTCTATTTTGTCAAGAGAGGTTTTTAACTTTATCTCATTATAAATATCACCTTTTTTGATATCTATAAACCCTTTAAGTTTTTTTGCTGAAAAGACCTTGTTACCTACAAACTTAATATCGCTTATGGTAGGGTTCTCTTCGAGGTATATTTTTATAACTATTTCTTCTTCTGTTTTTTCGCTTTCTTGGTACCTGACCTTTTTGAAAAACCCAGTTTCTATAAGTTTTGCAATATCGTTATCCATCACATCTTTTCTATATTGCAAGCCTGGTTTTGTCTGAAGGTATGATCTGACAACCTGTTCACTTAATCTTTTATTGCCATATATTTCAATGTTTTTAATTGTTTGAGCAGACAAAAGATATGGTGTACTAAATAGAAGTAAGAGTAGGAGAATCAGTTTTCTCATCAATTTCAGCTCCTTGTTTTTTTGACATTTTAAAAGTTAGGTTTCCTTTTTTTACACCAACAGAGATATTTAAGTTTTGAGGTTCTTCTTGTTGCAGAATGATTTCTGAAAGAGTATCTTCGATATATTTTGAAATAGCTCTTTTAAGAGGTCTTGCCCCAAACTCTTTATTGGTTCCTTTCTCAAGAAGGAACTGTCTTGCTTTAGCAGAAACAGAAACATATATCCCTATATCTTTCAGTCTGTCCAAAACCTGTGATAACTCAAGGTCAATAATATTCAAAAGATTTTCGGTTGTTAAAGAATTAAAGACAACCATCTCGTCTATTCTGTTTATGAATTCTGGTTGAAAAGTTTTTTTAACCTGCTCTTCAATAAGTTCTTTAAGTTTTGTTTGAGAACTCTCGTCTTTTTGAGTGCTAAAACCTATAGTAGCACGGTTTTTAAAAAGTTGTGTGCCCAAGTTTGATGTCATAATAAGTACGGTGTTGTGAAACATTACAAATCTACCAAAACTATCTGTAAGACGTCCGTCTTCAAGTACCTGTAAAAGTAGATTGAAGACTTCAGGATGAGCTTTTTCTATCTCATCAAAAAGAACTACGCTATAAGGTCTTCTTCTGATTTTTTCTGTAAGTTGTCCGCCTTCATCGTACCCAACATATCCTGGAGGAGCGCCAATTAGCCGACTTATAGAAAACTTTTCCATATATTCAGACATATCTATTTGTACAAGGGCTTGTTCATCTCCAAATAGAAATTTTGCCAAGGCTTTACCGAGAAGCGTTTTACCAACTCCTGTGGGTCCAAGGAAAAGAAAACTACCAATAGGTTTCCTCTTTTCTTTTAAGCCCGCTCTCGAACGTCTTATGGCTCTGCTTATTGCTGATACAGCGGGTTCTTGACCTATTACAATCTGGTTTAAGGTGTTTTCCATTTCAAGTAATTTCTCTTTCTCTTCTTTGCATATCTGAGATACTGGTATACCTGTCCATTGAGATACTACATCTGATATATCTTCACTGGTTATTATCTTCTGTTCTTCTAAGTTGAGGTCTTGCCAGTCTTGAGGGTCTTTGGGGAAAGAGGGTGGTACTGTTTCAAAAGCTCCTTTTGCACTCTTTTTTTTATCTAATTTGAGCCTTTTTCTGCTAGCAGCTTCGTCTATCAAGTCGATAGCCTTATCTGGAAGAAACCTTCCTGTGATATATCTATCGCTAAGTTTTGCTGCTGCAAAAATAGCAGAATCCGAAATTTTCAATTTATGGTGGAGTTCGTACTTCTCTTTAAGTCCTCTCAATATATCAATAGTCTCTTTTTCGTTTGGAGGGTTTACCATTATAGGTTGAAACCGTCTTTCTAAAGCACCATCTTTTTCTATATATTTACGGTACTCATCTAAAGTGGTAGCGCCTATACATTGCATCTCTCCACGAGATAGTACTGGTTTTAAAATGTTGGATGCGTCAATAGCGCCTTCAGCACCACCCGCTCCGACAAGTGTGTGTATTTCATCAATAAAAATTATAATGTTCCTTGAAGTTTTTATCTCATCTATAACAGATTTAACTCTCTGTTCAAATTCGCCTCTATATTTTGTTCCAGCAACCATAGAAGAGAGGTCAAGCATAATGAGTTTTTTGTCTTTCAGAATTTCTGGAGCCTTATTAGAGACTAT encodes the following:
- a CDS encoding ATP-dependent Clp protease ATP-binding subunit; translated protein: MFERFTKRLKELLTLARKEALKFGNNKIDPEHILLAMLVEGKGKGVAILTHLGVNVRTLKYDLEKNMKLGFPVNIGDIPLSSKSQLVLKLAVKEAQLHGHAYIGTEHILLAIISQEDTLPSKILKAMGITHSNAKQLLDDLIQTQQPQKWQNYNKPIITPSQFQKTRPAAIDVFGRDLTKLAQEGKLDPVIGREMEIERMIQILCRRKKNNPVLLGEPGVGKTAIVEGLAEQIVSNKAPEILKDKKLIMLDLSSMVAGTKYRGEFEQRVKSVIDEIKTSRNIIIFIDEIHTLVGAGGAEGAIDASNILKPVLSRGEMQCIGATTLDEYRKYIEKDGALERRFQPIMVNPPNEKETIDILRGLKEKYELHHKLKISDSAIFAAAKLSDRYITGRFLPDKAIDLIDEAASRKRLKLDKKKSAKGAFETVPPSFPKDPQDWQDLNLEEQKIITSEDISDVVSQWTGIPVSQICKEEKEKLLEMENTLNQIVIGQEPAVSAISRAIRRSRAGLKEKRKPIGSFLFLGPTGVGKTLLGKALAKFLFGDEQALVQIDMSEYMEKFSISRLIGAPPGYVGYDEGGQLTEKIRRRPYSVVLFDEIEKAHPEVFNLLLQVLEDGRLTDSFGRFVMFHNTVLIMTSNLGTQLFKNRATIGFSTQKDESSQTKLKELIEEQVKKTFQPEFINRIDEMVVFNSLTTENLLNIIDLELSQVLDRLKDIGIYVSVSAKARQFLLEKGTNKEFGARPLKRAISKYIEDTLSEIILQQEEPQNLNISVGVKKGNLTFKMSKKQGAEIDEKTDSPTLTSI
- the bamA gene encoding outer membrane protein assembly factor BamA; the protein is MRKLILLLLLLFSTPYLLSAQTIKNIEIYGNKRLSEQVVRSYLQTKPGLQYRKDVMDNDIAKLIETGFFKKVRYQESEKTEEEIVIKIYLEENPTISDIKFVGNKVFSAKKLKGFIDIKKGDIYNEIKLKTSLDKIEEKYKDKGFTFTKTEGDASPLKEEVLITINIKEGTKPYIRKISFDENIFFTPTKIRKLMKTKERFMPFKKGTFKTDILEQDIYNITNLYMNSGFLDAEVNYEFLEHEKGGLILKLNIDTDKRYFLGNIGFKGTLYAEEETLINQLELKTEGAPLNRSLLEKNQKKLSEFYLNKGYIASKITEIPLPSDKPDVMNITYFIEPGNIYKAGEIKIVGNTKTKDKVIRRELKVEPSNTITSSDILKSFNNLYDLNYFEKINIYPEFTEQQDIANVVVDVIERDKTGVFLIGGGYSSVDNLIGMISVQQSNFDISNPWSFQGGGQDLQLSFEFGTEAKNYRLSFTEPYFLDKPIWAGFDIYGTKREWRDYTEERKGLALRAGRKWENLSLGFNLKTEAIDLYDVNVARIPSIVSQEGKNRKNSLTATLTHSSLDRRRAPSKGNLAKISLESAGGPLQGDINFTKAVLENDFYYPIKNFTFRSRTYAGFIEETKKSEDIPIYERFFGGGIGTVRGYKERSIGPKDPTTDEPVGGKALFAQNFELVYPIYQDTLKGVFFCDIGNVWDSFGDFSDLRKGAGAGIKFVVPILNAPIEIYYGIALDKKPTDDNGRWHVGMSFGF